In Methanocaldococcus sp. FS406-22, the genomic stretch TTATTGGAAAAAATAAAAAATTGGGATGATGAAAAAAAATTTAAGCTTTTAGATATATTAACTAACATAGTATCAGTTCCTTATTTTTCAATTGATGAGTATATGAAATGGGTAGACACGATAGAAAAAAAGATAAGTGAGTTAGATGAATATAAAGAACTCAAAATGTTAAAAGATTTAGAAAAACTAATTGATTACAGACAATTAAAGAAAATTAGAGAGGAAGCTATGGAGAAACTTAAAAATGATTTAGAAAAATTTATGAATAATATTTGCTTAAATATTGAAAAATTGGAAAATCAAGAAAAAATTGAGGAATTAGTTGTCTTAGGTTCAATGGTGCAACATCTAATTGACTTAATTGAGCAAAATTATGAAAAGAATATGGAAATAATAAGCATATTTGTCCTTAGAATTATCGCTTACTTGATGGGTAAAATAGATTTAGATTCTCTACAACTTGATTTAATGAAACTAAGTCATGAAATCCCAAAAGTATATGTAGGTGATGATTATATCACCGAATGCTTTATCAAGCCATAATACTTTAAATTGCTCAGTTGATACGAATATTCTTATTGCAATATATAATGAAGAAGATAGATTGCATCAAGATGCTTTAAAATTAATAAATCATGTTAATAATAATCTATATATTGGATTTGCTGTGCTTGATGAGACTGTTATAACATTTGGAAGAAAGATACGAGAAATTATGGGAAAAATTATATCATTTTATAGCAAACTAAACTTAAAAATTCCAAAAGAAAAAATCATTGATGAAGAAGAAAAATTACTATCGCAATTAAACTCTGAGAATCCGAGAAATGAGAATTTTCATAAATTCATCATTAAAAAGGCCAGAGAAATCAGAGGAAAATGTTCTTCCAATATGGAAATTATTCGTGAGTTACTTAGATTACACAAAGAACTTAATGATGCAAATCATATATTGTGTGTTATTACCAATAGAATTTTAAAAATAAACAATAACATTAATTTTTGCTTATATACTTTTGAATACATTAACAGTTATAAGGAAAAAATTAAAGAAATTCTTGATGTAATTGATGATATCAAGTTTAAAGATGATAATGATAAAAAATATTTGTAGAATTGGTTGTTTGCTACCCTACTCAATTTGAGTTACCATTGCTCTTTGTTACTGACGATAGAGAATTCATAAAAAAAGCACATAGAGCTATAGAGAAATTAAAATCGAAATATGGAAATGGATATTTTAATGATTTAAAACTTAAAAGATTACCTAATTTATTATCAGAACTAAATTAAATTTTGAAGTTTTATTATGTTTGGCTAATTTTTCATAGTCAAGCATCATCCCCCTCATCCTCCTCTTCATCTTCTATGTATATTATATTCTCATGTCTATATTCTATTATTTTTCTTAGAGCTTCATTGGCTTTCTCTATGTTATTGCTCTTTATATATGCTTCCAGTTCTGCGAATAGTGCTTTTGCATAATTATCATACCAGCCTTCTTCTATTGCTAATTCTTTAAATTTCCATATATCGTTCCACAACCTTTCATATAGAGTTTCATCTTTAATTTTAGCCAGTTCTTCTCCAACATTGTCCCAAATAGTGCTTTTTGGTATTCTTAAAATTTCTGAGATTTCAAGAATTGTTTTTCCATTTTTATATAGTTCTAAAATTTTCTTCTTTAGGTCATCATTTACTTTCTTTGGTCTTCCTCTTCTGTCTCTAATTTCAATATCTATTCCACAAATGAGTAATCTTTTAATCCCATTGGGATTTTTCTTTAACATTAGTTCATAGTGGGATTTTGGAATTACAACTTTCTTTATTTTTGGATTTTTAATAATTTCATCAATTATTTTATTGTTAATGTATTTGGGGCTGTAGTAAATTTCGTCGGGATTATAAATCATAATAATCCCCAATTTTTCTCAGTTCTGCTTTTAGGTCTTCAACTGTGATGTTTAAGTATTTCATTGTTGTGTTTATGGATTTATGCCTTAGATACTTACTGACCTTTTCTAATGGGACTCCATCATTAAGTAGATGTAATGCTCTGGTCCTTCTAAATGTGTGGGTTGATAGTTCTTTGTTAATTCCTGCCTTTTTTGTATAGTATTTTACGAGTTCCCATGCATATTTTCTATTTTTGAAATTAAATAGTCTATCATCATCTTTCAATCTTTTTTCTCTAATGTGTTGTCTAATGTCTTCAATTAGCCATGTTGGGATTACACACACTTGAAATGATTCCGTTTTGGTGTCCCAGAGTTTGGCTACTTGTTCATCCAAGTTTATGTCTTTAACTCTTAGGTTTAGAAGTTCTGAGACTCTTAGTGCCATCCCGTATAGCATTTTAAAGAATAGTTTGTGTTCTGGGTTTTCTATGGTGTTGATGAATTTTTTTAGTTCTTCTTTGGTTAGCCAGTCTTTGCAGTAGTGTCTTTTTTGTTTTGTCATGTGAGCCACCATAATGCAAGATTTATTCCGAAAATTTTAACCTGACAAAAGAGACAAAATGTCAGTGTCTAAAAAACACTAACTCAAAGTAACCTTATGGGGATATGATTACCTTGCAGAGATGGTAAAAAAATAGAGAATTAAAATCACATTAAAAACAGTAATAGCAATTATTATATAATCAGCCCAATTGGGAGTTTTCTCTAACTCTTTTAATTTTTCCTCTGATTTTTTCAACTTCTTCATCAACGTATTTTAGCAGTTCTAAGATATTTTCTGATGTTTGTATATCTTCAAGGGCTTTTTCTCTCTGTTTTTTAACAATATCTTCTAAAGTTTGTGGGCTTTGTCCAAGCATCCTTAATAATCTTTTTAGGATGTATTCTAATTCTAACACTCTCCCCATGTGGTAGTCAATTAGAATTTCTGCACTTTCTACTCCCCCTGCATGAAGCAACCTGTTTAGGGCTAAGTAATAAGCATGCTTCTCAAACTCTTCTTTTAAGTCCTCCACTAAAAATGATATATCTTCTACCAACCTTTTGTATTTCATTTCAAAATCTGGCTGAACTTGCATTTCTGGGATTTGAGCATACTCTTGCCTATTTCTTTTTAAGATGCTTAAAAATCCCATTTTACTCACCTCCAAGTTTTAATTTTATAAGTTCATCAAGTAATTCCAAATCTCTCCCAATTTCTCCAGCCAATAGCTTAATCCTGTCCTGATAAGTTATATTGTGTATTATCTCCAGCCGTTTTACAATCCTAATCATTATTTTCTTATAAAGAGTGTTAAAATCTAAGATTGGCTGTTCATCTTCTGTAGGTTTTTTAGGGCTGGCAGTTTTATCTTCTGATTTGGTAGTGTTAGTTGGAGGGCTCTCTTCATCATCTTCAAAATTTGGAAAATTGTCTTCATCCTCACTAACCATTGGAACATCTTCAAAACCTTCAAAATCTTCATTCTCGTTCATCATCATACCCACCTAAGGATTTTAAAAACCTATCAAAAGAGAAACTCATGTCAAATCCTGCAAACTCTTTGGTTTTAGACGTCTTTTTCTTCTTATCACTCATTGTTTCTTTTCCAATGTATGCCCTCATTGTTGGGTTCAAATTAAGTGCAGAGTCGGTAACATTTGGAAGCTCATAGCCAATCTTTTCAAGTGCGTTCCTATACATTTCTGCCTCTTGTAGTGCAAGGAAGTATGCCATTCTTTCTTTTGGGTCTTCTCCCAGAGGTATGGCTATCTCAGTGTAACTATTGACTATGAAAAAACTGTGTGCGTATATGGTGATTAGCTCTTCTGAAATGTCTATACAAGATTCTGGAACATGCACTGCCCTATATTGCTCTTTTTTACCAGTGATAATTGATTTTAGTGTGGTTATAAGCTCATCAAGCCAGTCATAATATCTTTTCCTGTATAGAATGACATACATTTCATTTGGTTGGGGTATTATTGCAATAGGGTAACCGAAGATTTTTTCTCCCCTTCCAGAGTTCCAGATAATTGCTTTTTGATGGGCTTTATATGGAGCTAATGCATTTAGTGCAATACTCTCTTTTTCTTTCTCAATTTGCTTCTTTTTCAATAATTTAATAGGATTTGACAATCTTTTTTTATCATGTGGATTACTCTCGGACTTAGTTTCAGTAGAAAGATTTTCTGGTTCTGTTTTAATTTCTTGAAGTAAAGATTGGTTTTGTGTAGTAGTATAGTTGGTCTTAAATTTTCCAAAGAGTCCCATTTCCTCCACCTATAAGGATTGTGGATGCCTATAGGCAATTCTCTCACAAAATTGTTTATCGTAAATAAAATAGCCACGGAATTTGTTTTTCTGCTTAATTTTTAGGTATTCGTCTATAGAGTTGCACTCTTCCATCATAATGTCATCAATGTCAAGGTTTGGAACCATGTTTGCCAGTAGCTTGGCATCATCTAACCTTACTATTTTTCCAACAATGGCCACATGCATGGCACCGTCAATCAATATTTTATCCAGCCCTGTCAAGAATTGGGTAGCTCCAAACAAGTTTATTCCCAGCGACCTCCCCTCTCTGTATATTTTAGTAATTGCTGCTTTACCGTGAGAGTTTGTTATGAAGTTTTGAATTTCATCAATGAAGAAAAAGACTGGGATTTTATACTTGAATGCTACTTTTATCGCCCAATCAACAATCATTTTAAAAATGAGGTTCTCTTCTTCATGTGTTAAATCAGAGTTCTGAGAAAAGTCTATAATATTGATTCTTTTGGGAGTTATGTGTTTGAAAAAGTTTTCATCTGGAGAAAATAGCTTATCCTTTTTCAACCTGTCCATTGTTTCTTCTATCCTCATGTATGTCCTTGATGGGCTTTCTGGGTTTTTCTCATGTTTTAATGCAATTTCTAAAACTTTATCAGGGTCTCTAATGCCTTCAATATCCCATATTCTTTTTAATCTTTCCCCATGTAGTGTTCCAGTTCCAACATTTGTTAGGTTTTCCAAAAATGCATAGTTTATACTGCTGTATTTTATCTTTGCATCTACAACTTCAGTTTTCCAGCCGTTATCTGCTTTTATGTGGTTTAAAGGCCTTCTTGGCCTAAATACAAATCTGGTAACTGGGTATGCTTTGGGTTCTAATCCAAAGTATCCTAATATGGAATTGGCTCCAGACCATCTTGTGTATTTTCCTAAAACATTTGGCATTCCCATTGCAAAATCTCCAGGACTTCCATAAAAGTGAGGATATTTTTTCATTTGTTGGACATACCATTCGATATATTTCCATGTCTTTTCTCCGTATTTTTTCATGCATTCTGCTCTGGAATATTTTTGGGTTTCAATATAATAAATTTCTTTTATTTTTTCAGCTTTTGAAACGTCAATTTTTCTTTCAAAAACAAAGATTAGTGGATAAATTCCCTTCTCAGTGTATGCTGTCCATATTGCCTCTACCATTCCTCTCATAACAGTTGTTTTTCCAAATCCCGAACCTCCAATGAATAATGTATGGTTTGCTTCTTCTGTTTTTAGTGGAAGGGTTCTTATTGTTCTATCCCCATATTTTCTCCAGCCTAATGCCCTACCTCTGCCAAGATATATTTGCACTTCCATAAGCATCCCTATTTAATAGTTGAAAAATAGTATTTCTGTTTATATTGCATATTTTCAAAAAATAGAAGTTTTCAGTTGAAATTGTGAATAAAAAAATATATAGCACCGTGTAGTAGTTGAAGAAAAAAGCAATTAAAAATCCTTCATAATGGGCATTCGTGCCTCTTTATGTATCTTCTTAAAATCAGCCCTAATGCACATACTCCCACCACAGCAATCCCTAATGCTGTAAAAGTAGCATTCCATCTTTTATTCTCAGCTTTTTCCTTCTCTATGGCTTCTTGAAGTGTTGAATTTGAAGATTTTTCAATTAAATCAGTTATCAAATCTTTATACTGTTTATTTTGTTCTTTTAATAGCTCATTTTCAGCTTTTAACATTGTTATTTCACTTTTCAACTTGCTAATGTTCTTCTGCAATTCAATATTCTTTTTCTTATAAGTTATCAACTCTGCAAGCTGCTGATTCTTATGATTCAATTCTTCTTGCAATCTTGTTATGTTTCTTTGTAACTCTGCTATTAGGGCTTGATAAGCAGCAATCATGTTAGCATCATAAACTATCACTGTCTGATTTCCTTCCACTTCAACTACATGCTTAATAACTATTGTAATATTGTCTGGAAGTGTGGTATCGTTTGTTTCATTAATGTAGAATGTTTTTGTTTCCCCCGTTTCTGGATTTACAAGTGTTATTGTCTTTGCTATTGCTGGAGTTATTAATATTAATAATATTGTAAGTATAGGCAACTTTTTCATCTAACCACCAAATAGGCCTCTCATTTTTACATAGCCAGTAGCCCTATCTACAAGAATATAACCCATCCAATCCCCTTTTGAGCTTCCTTTTCCAAAATAGAGTTTAAACATCCAATAATATTGCCCGTTTTCTTCATATTCAGATAAATCTTTAGCATCAATGTTTAGATGATAATTATACTTTGAAAGCCCATACTCTTCTTCTTTCTTTTTTAGGAATTCTTTTGCTAAGTTGTATGCTTGAATTCCACCAATTGGATACTTTTTTGGTGGTGTTGATAGGACCACAAAAGAGCCATCACTATACCTTATAGTGTTATTTATAATCACATAACCATGCTCTGGATATCCAAACTCAAGTAATTTTTCTCTAATAACGTCTTCATCTGATTTTTGAATGCTTAAAATAGCAAAAGATATTAAAAAGACAGTTAAAAAAGAGAAAAATAGAATTCTCTTCATAATCTCACGTGGTTATGTTATAAGCTCCTTCTGCTGGTAGTCTATAAGCAGTTCCATTATACATTATATCTATGTAGTAATATACAGTGGCATTTTGTGTAATATTTGAGATTTCAACAACTGTTGGCAATGTAACATTTGCTAAGCTTGCAGCTTCAGTGAAGTTAATAGCATCAAATGAAACAAATGCAGTTATTGAATCTGCAGTAATGTTCTCCTTTGAAGCAGATACTGAAATCAATACAACACTATTATTAGCATCATAAACAGCACTTGCATCAAATGAGATTGTTGAGTTATCTGTTATATTCTCAGTTTGGTTTATTGGAGCTGTCTCATTTATTGTAGTATTTATTACATCTGTTGAGTTTGTTGAGGCATTTTCAGTGTGATTTTTCAAGAAGTCAAGCAAGAATCCAGCTCCCCCATCACTACTATGGCTCATATAAAAAGCTCCTATTATTGTTAGAATAAAAGCAATTATCAGCCCTATTGTGATATTTCTTTCCATGCTATCCCTCTGTTATCTTTTTTTCTTTTTCTTAGATGATTCTCTTTTCTTTAGTAAATCTTTCCTATCTGCTTCAATAATCCTCCCTCTCTTATCGATATAATAGAATTTTCCTTTTTCACGTTTGATTTTTCCTACAACCTTTTTTGCCATTTTTATCTACCTCCAATAGCTTTTAAAATCTCTAAAATGTCTATTTTTGAGATTATATTTTCAAAAACACTTTTGAGATTGTCAATATCTAAGATTCCAAAATAAGAAAGCCCTAAAACAATCAAAATAGCTATTATAATGTATTTCAAACTTCTCAAAATGAAAACTATTCCCAGAATAAGTAAAATCTCAAACCAATGAGCTTTTAACAATTCTATTATCACATTAACATCCATTTCACCCACCTTAATCATCACCTTTAGCAAGATAACCAATTATAACCCCGACACTAATCCCCAAAACAATTTTTGAGATTTCTAAAACAATTTTCCCAATGTCTTGAGTATAATACAACATTATTAGAATGCAAATTACAATTGCAGCAAGAGCATCTCCCAAACCCCACTTATCTTCGGCTATTTTCCAAACACATAGTAAAAAAATAAGTGTAGGAACTGCCCATGCTAAAACATCGTTATTAATGTCTAAAATATGCCCAATTTGTTCTATTTGATTCCTATATGCAAAACAAAGCAAAAAAGTCAGTATCGAAGCTATTATTTGCTGTATCACCACACTATATCACCTAAAATAGTGTTGTTCCAACTCCAGGCATTTCTGGAAGTCCAGGAATTGGTGGGAGTAGCATAATATACTGCCCACCAGTAGCAATTGTAGCACCAATCCAGAAAAACAATATCAATTCATCGTCTCCAGTTTCAGGAGCCAGTATGTAAATTGCATATAGTGCTGAGACGATAAGCACTCCTGGAGAGAGTGTTCCTAACGAAAGTGTAAATGTTCCAGTTAAAGCCCAAAGTATTCCTAAAAATGCCAAAAATGCCATTAGTAAAGCTAAACCAACTTGTTTGTATGAATTATCAATATCTTCAACCGTTCCTATCCTAATATACATTTTTGCATAGACATCTTTCATATCAACAAACTTATCAATGAGTTCTATTAAAATAACAATCACTAACGGAGTTTTAGCTATTGTCGTTACTATATCGTTCATAGTTACTGAAACCGTCGAAGAATACCAGAACACCGCCCCTAACGCAACACTAACAGCTATAGTTTTTAATATCCAAACTTTGTAGTTAGTTTGGAAAATATTCCTTGCCATAAAATCCACCTCCAAAAGTAGTTATTTCTAAAAAAAGAATTAAGAAAAAAGAGCATTAGAGTATTTTAAGCACAATTATTGCCCCTCCAACAACCAAAATAACCACTATAAGAATTATTGCCCAATCTGGAATCCAGTCAATTCCTAAGCCGCTCTTAAACTGAGACCACCATTCTCCAAGTGTTGAACCTAAACTGAAAAACATACTTGGTTCATATTGCTTTGTATCATCAATAATCTTCTCTGCATTATTTACATCAGCCTCTGCTTGGTCATGCTGTCCATAGAACTCTTTTTGTGCAGCATCATAGTAGTAATCTCCAGCCATTTCGTAGTTTTTACTAACTTTATAGTCCCTCGCTACTGTGCTTGCATCATTTGAAGCCATCATGTCTTCTAAGTAGCCTATTGCCTTATCATAGCATTCTACAGCTTTCTTAGCATATTCCTGAGCTTTTGGATTACTTGAATATCTCTCTACAAGGTGTTCTGCAGAATATTTTTTCTGCTTTAATGCTGAAATTGCACTTTCTGCAATGTTCTTAAGCGATTGTGCTTCACTTTCAGTTATTTTTCCATCATCAATAATTGATGCTATTTCTTCTGTTTGCTTATCACCTAAAACGACCTCTGTATTATCTAAAACACTAATTTTTGGTTTTACAATAATCCAAATTGGAATTTCATTTACATTTCCACAGTCATTATGTGGTTTTAAAACTGCATACACTACAAAATAAGTGCTATACCCAACAGTATTATTGTCATGTTTATATGTCAGAGTTGATGCTACTGTTGAAATGTAATCTCCCATATTTCCAAAACTTCCAGGAATCTGGTCTGCTATTACCCAAGTTCCATCAGCAAATTCTCTAAAAACTACCATTTTGTAGTCATCAATGATGCTGACATTAATTGGCTTCATATTGTCTCTATTTGCAATTACGACGAACTTATAATCTGCTGTTGAATCAAACAAATGCACTGGAGTAGCCCAACATCTTGCAACAATTAGAGAAGTCGCACCATTAGCATACATCCCATAAGCAGTAAATTCCCTAACATCTCCAAATCTTGCAGGTAAAGAACCTTCAGTACCCCCGATGAAATACTTACCATTTTGAAGATGATTGTATGCTGATAAAGATGATGCTTTTACATTTAGTTCTACATTTTTAACAAATTCTGGAGTGTAAAATAATCCTTCACCAGTCTCTGGGTCTGTTTCATGAAATTCTCCAACTGGTGTCCCTTGTGCAGTATATACATGTGTCCCATCAATCCTGTAGCCTCTCTCTTTTAAGTCTCTCCATGTAGTATATTCACTTTCCCATCTCCAAACTTCTCTATAACCTTGAACTTCAACTACAACTTCAAACTTAGAAATGTTTGCATTCAATAATTCCTCTGCTGTTTTATAATCTGCAGTTCCTTGAACAATGTTCTTTGCCTTACCAACATATTTGTCTGGTGCTTTTAAAGTAAAGTTAAAATCCCAATCCTCCCCAAGTGCGTCTGGATACCACCAACTTTTTGGCCTTAAAACTAAATCCCCCGTCCAAACGTC encodes the following:
- a CDS encoding PIN domain-containing protein, translating into MIISPNALSSHNTLNCSVDTNILIAIYNEEDRLHQDALKLINHVNNNLYIGFAVLDETVITFGRKIREIMGKIISFYSKLNLKIPKEKIIDEEEKLLSQLNSENPRNENFHKFIIKKAREIRGKCSSNMEIIRELLRLHKELNDANHILCVITNRILKINNNINFCLYTFEYINSYKEKIKEILDVIDDIKFKDDNDKKYL
- a CDS encoding tyrosine-type recombinase/integrase; this encodes MTKQKRHYCKDWLTKEELKKFINTIENPEHKLFFKMLYGMALRVSELLNLRVKDINLDEQVAKLWDTKTESFQVCVIPTWLIEDIRQHIREKRLKDDDRLFNFKNRKYAWELVKYYTKKAGINKELSTHTFRRTRALHLLNDGVPLEKVSKYLRHKSINTTMKYLNITVEDLKAELRKIGDYYDL
- a CDS encoding DUF5102 domain-containing protein; translated protein: MMNENEDFEGFEDVPMVSEDEDNFPNFEDDEESPPTNTTKSEDKTASPKKPTEDEQPILDFNTLYKKIMIRIVKRLEIIHNITYQDRIKLLAGEIGRDLELLDELIKLKLGGE